Proteins from one Dermacentor variabilis isolate Ectoservices chromosome 1, ASM5094787v1, whole genome shotgun sequence genomic window:
- the LOC142557955 gene encoding CXXC motif containing zinc binding protein yields the protein MVKIGLQLRANLENLANFKPCPDCVWHLRLKCMNCGEQTSAWQTVEAANRSPMKGSRGDANLVLKCKLCSRENSMDVLNDKIQAYDAENSSQFVTVIVFECRGVEPIAFDARDGFTATAAESGTIFDEVKFESNEWAEYDEQGKQAVGIYDLEHQFIKVK from the coding sequence ATGGTGAAGATCGGACTACAACTTCGAGCGAACTTGGAGAACCTCGCAAACTTCAAGCCGTGCCCAGACTGCGTGTGGCACCTTCGATTGAAATGCATGAATTGTGGCGAGCAAACTAGCGCCTGGCAAACCGTCGAGGCCGCCAACCGATCGCCAATGAAAGGTAGTCGCGGCGATGCCAATTTAGTGCTGAAATGCAAGTTGTGCAGCCGAGAGAACAGTATGGATGTCCTCAACGACAAGATACAGGCGTACGATGCTGAAAACTCGTCGCAGTTTGTCACCGTTATCGTCTTTGAGTGCCGCGGCGTGGAGCCGATCGCTTTCGACGCCAGGGATGGCTTCACCGCTACAGCTGCTGAAAGTGGAACCATTTTTGACGAAGTGAAGTTCGAGAGCAACGAGTGGGCCGAGTACGACGAACAAGGGAAACAGGCCGTTGGAATTTACGACCTGGAGCATCAGTTCATCAAGGTGAAGTAG